A region from the Serinibacter arcticus genome encodes:
- a CDS encoding HtaA domain-containing protein codes for MSSTAPSRTAPRRRTLASVVVAALVAAVTLVAGAVPAAAAPAEVSGATLTWGVKESFRSYITSPIAHGSASAIGVAGTGPWTWSNGSGSTDTGSTVADADFSGGVSFTGHDGALDVRLTNPRVVVEGGSGTLYLDSYSKAMDGTVSEQSDIAFATLAVPAPVNDGASLTFSGVGATLTAAGSTAFATFYPAGTALDPLSFVLPYEVQASATTTVLTSSVNPSAVGQEVALTATVTPADAAGQVTFRDGTTTLTSVPVAGGSATLTTAGLAEGSRSVTAEFVPADAAFTGSTSAPLAQLVQAAAPIATTTTLSATPAAVSVGAPVALTATVTPADAAGSVEFLDGATSLGRATVAGGRAATSTTALTAGSHDLTAVFTPAGTTHAASTSAVATVVVSAVVDPEPVLDPAIEVFLADGTTPYTGQPVHDGESLVVKGSGFDPEANVGGRGVPIPNTLPQGTYVVFGGFAETWKPSAGAAGSARKVVSQKWALAESVLDQVPTNFQGAIRPQWVEITDEGDFTATLAVSAPTATPALPTNPVYGVYTYAAGGVVNADQELTVPVNYQGEKPVDPEPVLDPAIEVFLADGTTPYTGQPVHDGESLVVKGSGFDPEANVGGRGVPIPNTLPQGTYVVFGGFAETWKPSAGAAGSARKVVSQKWALAESVLDQVPTNFQGAIRPQWVEITDEGDFTATLAVSAPTATPALPTNPVYGVYTYAAGGVVNADQELTVPVNYQGEKPVDPVADPKITVTPSTDLDPAVANVLEVSGTGFVGAGAANGAYVLVGESSVWNGVGALPSAGWLTQIHVPAAQVVDGAFTARVTVPADTLDPTKSYQVATSAAHWLSVTDRTLDAFAPITVTVPETPQPATPTVSVSDGVRQGSSATFTGAGFGANEVVSGVVNSDPVNLGTQVADASGNVTFAWAVPADFATGAHTVTLTDAAGASGSTTFQVAAAVTPPVTPPVTPPVGTQCQAISGATLAWGVKESFRNYIAGPIANGSWTVSGITDTVGTFGWSGGAGTYSPDATTGEAAFTGGVFFSGHGGQLEIDLANLRVQVTGAGTGILLADVTSKSLAGVVTDVAAVPFATLAFTTAPTIGAFEVAAASATLTSAGSDAFAGFYPAGTALDPVAFNLPLGAATPCVPPTDVDPVQAGTGPNGPGTTPPGTGGAGNGAGSGAGSTPAGGSGSTPASAAEKCVAQGVGGGSLSWGVKSSFRTYVTGPIAGGSISTSGVSQSGGVFVWGGGSGAYNEDANKGRVGYSGAVSFTGHGGQLDLRISNPRVQVNGTGSAALIADITSKGLNAPDVAKNGVVIASLSLPSSTTSNGSIAWNGASATLTAAGAEAFGGFYQAGAAMDPVTFSFPLGGEVECTSSTGTLAATGADGATTAALGAMLLMLAGAILVAARRRSTTA; via the coding sequence GTGTCCAGCACTGCCCCATCCCGCACCGCACCGCGGCGCCGCACGCTCGCGAGCGTCGTCGTCGCCGCCCTCGTGGCAGCGGTCACGCTCGTCGCCGGCGCCGTACCCGCGGCCGCCGCGCCCGCCGAGGTCTCCGGCGCCACCCTGACCTGGGGTGTGAAGGAGAGCTTCCGCAGCTACATCACCAGCCCGATCGCGCACGGATCGGCCTCCGCGATCGGCGTGGCCGGGACCGGCCCGTGGACCTGGTCGAACGGCTCGGGCTCGACGGACACCGGCTCGACGGTCGCCGACGCGGACTTCTCCGGCGGCGTCAGCTTCACCGGTCACGACGGCGCGCTGGACGTCCGCCTGACCAACCCGCGCGTGGTCGTCGAGGGCGGTTCGGGGACGCTGTACCTGGACTCCTACTCCAAGGCGATGGACGGCACGGTCTCGGAGCAGTCCGACATCGCCTTCGCCACGCTCGCGGTCCCCGCACCCGTGAACGACGGCGCGAGCCTCACGTTCTCTGGCGTGGGCGCCACGCTCACCGCCGCCGGTTCGACCGCGTTCGCCACCTTCTACCCGGCCGGCACGGCGCTCGACCCGCTGTCGTTCGTGCTGCCGTACGAGGTGCAGGCGTCGGCCACGACGACGGTGCTCACGTCGTCGGTCAACCCCTCCGCGGTGGGTCAGGAGGTCGCCCTCACGGCGACCGTGACGCCGGCCGACGCCGCCGGCCAGGTCACCTTCCGCGACGGCACGACGACGCTCACCAGCGTCCCGGTCGCCGGCGGTTCGGCCACCCTCACCACGGCGGGCCTCGCCGAGGGCAGCCGCAGCGTGACCGCCGAGTTCGTGCCCGCCGACGCCGCGTTCACCGGCTCGACGTCCGCCCCGCTGGCCCAGCTCGTCCAGGCGGCGGCGCCGATCGCCACCACGACGACGCTGTCCGCCACCCCGGCCGCCGTGTCCGTCGGCGCCCCGGTCGCGCTGACCGCGACCGTCACCCCCGCCGACGCCGCCGGCTCCGTCGAGTTCCTCGACGGTGCCACCTCCCTCGGCCGGGCCACCGTCGCGGGCGGTCGGGCCGCGACGTCGACGACGGCGCTCACCGCCGGCTCGCACGACCTCACCGCCGTCTTCACGCCCGCGGGCACGACGCACGCCGCGTCGACCTCCGCCGTCGCGACGGTCGTCGTCTCCGCCGTCGTCGACCCGGAGCCGGTGCTCGACCCGGCGATCGAGGTCTTCCTCGCCGACGGCACCACGCCGTACACCGGTCAGCCCGTCCACGACGGCGAATCCCTCGTGGTCAAGGGCTCCGGCTTCGACCCCGAGGCCAACGTCGGCGGCCGCGGCGTCCCGATCCCCAACACCCTCCCGCAGGGCACCTACGTCGTCTTCGGCGGCTTCGCCGAGACCTGGAAGCCCTCCGCCGGAGCCGCCGGCAGCGCCCGCAAGGTCGTCTCCCAGAAGTGGGCCCTGGCCGAGTCCGTCCTGGACCAGGTCCCCACCAACTTCCAGGGCGCCATCCGCCCGCAGTGGGTCGAGATCACCGACGAGGGCGACTTCACCGCCACCCTCGCCGTCTCCGCCCCCACCGCCACCCCCGCCCTCCCGACCAACCCCGTCTACGGCGTCTACACCTACGCCGCCGGCGGCGTCGTCAACGCCGACCAGGAGCTCACCGTCCCGGTCAACTACCAGGGCGAGAAGCCCGTCGACCCGGAGCCGGTGCTCGACCCGGCGATCGAGGTCTTCCTCGCCGACGGCACCACGCCGTACACCGGTCAGCCCGTCCACGACGGCGAGTCCCTCGTGGTCAAGGGCTCCGGCTTCGACCCCGAGGCCAACGTCGGCGGCCGCGGCGTCCCGATCCCCAACACCCTCCCGCAGGGCACCTACGTCGTCTTCGGCGGCTTCGCCGAGACCTGGAAGCCCTCCGCCGGAGCCGCCGGCAGCGCCCGCAAGGTCGTCTCCCAGAAGTGGGCCCTGGCCGAGTCCGTCCTGGACCAGGTCCCCACCAACTTCCAGGGCGCCATCCGCCCGCAGTGGGTCGAGATCACCGACGAGGGCGACTTCACCGCCACCCTCGCCGTCTCCGCCCCCACCGCCACCCCCGCCCTCCCGACCAACCCCGTCTACGGCGTCTACACCTACGCCGCCGGCGGCGTCGTCAACGCCGACCAGGAGCTCACCGTCCCGGTCAACTACCAGGGCGAGAAGCCCGTCGACCCGGTCGCCGACCCGAAGATCACTGTGACGCCGTCGACCGACCTCGACCCCGCCGTCGCCAACGTCCTGGAGGTCTCCGGCACCGGGTTCGTCGGTGCGGGAGCTGCCAACGGCGCGTACGTGCTCGTCGGTGAGTCGTCCGTCTGGAACGGCGTCGGCGCGCTGCCGAGCGCCGGTTGGCTGACGCAGATCCACGTCCCCGCCGCGCAGGTGGTGGACGGTGCCTTCACCGCCCGGGTCACGGTTCCGGCCGACACCCTCGACCCGACGAAGAGCTACCAGGTCGCGACATCCGCCGCCCACTGGCTCTCGGTCACCGACCGCACCCTCGACGCGTTCGCGCCGATCACGGTCACGGTGCCCGAGACCCCGCAGCCGGCCACGCCGACCGTGTCCGTCTCGGACGGGGTCCGCCAGGGCTCGAGCGCGACGTTCACCGGTGCCGGCTTCGGTGCGAACGAGGTCGTCTCCGGTGTGGTGAACTCCGACCCGGTCAACCTCGGGACCCAGGTCGCCGACGCCTCCGGGAACGTCACCTTCGCCTGGGCCGTCCCGGCCGACTTCGCGACCGGCGCGCACACCGTCACGCTGACGGACGCCGCGGGCGCGTCGGGCTCGACGACGTTCCAGGTCGCGGCGGCGGTCACGCCTCCGGTGACTCCCCCGGTGACGCCGCCGGTCGGAACGCAGTGCCAGGCGATCTCCGGCGCGACGCTCGCCTGGGGCGTCAAGGAGAGCTTCCGGAACTACATCGCCGGTCCGATCGCGAACGGCTCGTGGACCGTCTCCGGCATCACCGACACCGTCGGCACCTTCGGCTGGAGCGGCGGCGCCGGCACGTACTCCCCCGACGCCACCACCGGTGAGGCAGCCTTCACCGGCGGTGTCTTCTTCAGCGGCCACGGCGGTCAGCTGGAGATCGACCTCGCCAACCTCCGCGTCCAGGTGACGGGTGCCGGTACCGGCATCCTGCTCGCCGACGTCACGAGCAAGTCGCTGGCCGGGGTCGTCACCGACGTCGCGGCCGTGCCGTTCGCGACGCTCGCGTTCACCACGGCGCCGACGATCGGCGCGTTCGAGGTCGCGGCAGCGAGCGCCACGCTCACGAGCGCCGGCTCCGACGCGTTCGCCGGCTTCTACCCCGCCGGCACCGCGCTCGACCCGGTCGCCTTCAACCTCCCGCTGGGCGCAGCCACCCCGTGCGTCCCGCCGACGGACGTCGACCCCGTCCAGGCCGGCACGGGCCCCAACGGTCCCGGCACGACGCCTCCCGGCACGGGTGGCGCGGGCAACGGCGCCGGCAGCGGCGCGGGTTCCACCCCCGCCGGCGGCTCCGGCTCCACCCCGGCCTCGGCCGCGGAGAAGTGCGTCGCCCAGGGCGTGGGCGGCGGCTCGCTGAGCTGGGGCGTCAAGTCCAGCTTCCGCACGTACGTCACCGGCCCGATCGCCGGCGGCAGCATCTCGACGTCGGGCGTCAGCCAGTCCGGCGGGGTCTTCGTGTGGGGCGGCGGTTCGGGTGCATACAACGAGGACGCGAACAAGGGCCGCGTCGGCTACTCCGGCGCCGTCTCGTTCACCGGCCACGGTGGGCAGCTCGACCTGCGGATCAGCAACCCGCGCGTCCAGGTCAACGGCACCGGCTCCGCCGCGCTCATCGCCGACATCACCTCGAAGGGCCTCAACGCCCCCGACGTGGCGAAGAACGGCGTGGTCATCGCGAGCCTCTCGCTCCCGTCGTCCACGACGAGCAACGGCTCGATCGCCTGGAACGGCGCCTCGGCCACGCTCACGGCAGCCGGCGCCGAGGCGTTCGGCGGCTTCTACCAGGCCGGCGCGGCGATGGACCCGGTGACCTTCTCCTTCCCGCTCGGCGGCGAGGTCGAGTGCACCTCGAGCACCGGCACGCTGGCGGCCACCGGCGCCGACGGCGCCACCACGGCGGCCCTCGGCGCGATGCTCCTGATGCTCGCGGGCGCGATCCTCGTGGCCGCGCGTCGCCGGAGCACGACGGCGTAG
- a CDS encoding LLM class flavin-dependent oxidoreductase, protein MTFIGFHASHEQVPPSALLEAVVEAERVGFDGAFSADHLAPWTPQQGESGSTLAWMGAALASTRYSIGAVATPGYRYHPVVVAHAIATWGEMFPGRYFAALGSGELLNEHVIGGEWPSKDERTARLGETQDVIRRLLAGGEVSHDGRITVDRARLWSLPSVIPPLMATATSTATAAWAAGWAEGLVTVGTSAEEVAPILDAYRSAGGTGPASVQVHVAHAASEQATSDLVRDQWLHGVITPPRIWDVAMPEDFAGLAGDPTDAELRRGVVASADLTEIVERVAATVAVGFDRVYVHEISRDQRGYLASWAPELLRTLRPLLEGSNR, encoded by the coding sequence ATGACGTTCATCGGATTCCACGCCTCCCACGAGCAGGTCCCACCGAGCGCGCTCCTGGAAGCGGTGGTCGAGGCCGAGCGGGTCGGGTTCGACGGCGCGTTCAGCGCCGACCACCTCGCGCCGTGGACGCCGCAGCAGGGTGAGTCAGGAAGCACGCTGGCCTGGATGGGCGCGGCGCTGGCCTCGACGCGGTACTCGATCGGTGCCGTCGCGACGCCGGGCTACCGCTACCACCCGGTCGTCGTCGCCCACGCGATCGCGACCTGGGGCGAGATGTTCCCCGGCCGCTATTTCGCCGCGCTCGGCAGCGGCGAGCTGCTCAACGAGCACGTCATCGGCGGCGAGTGGCCGAGCAAGGACGAGCGCACCGCCCGCCTCGGCGAGACCCAGGACGTCATCCGCCGCCTGCTGGCGGGCGGCGAGGTCAGCCACGACGGCCGCATCACGGTCGACCGCGCGCGCCTGTGGAGCCTCCCGTCCGTCATCCCGCCCCTGATGGCGACGGCGACCAGCACCGCCACCGCGGCGTGGGCCGCCGGCTGGGCCGAGGGTCTCGTGACCGTGGGCACGAGCGCCGAGGAGGTCGCGCCGATCCTCGACGCCTACCGCTCCGCCGGCGGCACCGGACCGGCCTCGGTCCAGGTGCACGTCGCGCACGCCGCGTCCGAGCAGGCCACCTCCGACCTCGTCCGCGACCAGTGGTTGCACGGCGTGATCACGCCGCCGCGGATCTGGGACGTCGCGATGCCCGAGGACTTCGCCGGCCTCGCCGGCGACCCGACCGACGCCGAGCTGCGGCGCGGCGTCGTCGCCTCGGCCGACCTCACCGAGATCGTCGAGCGCGTGGCGGCCACGGTCGCCGTCGGGTTCGACCGCGTCTACGTCCACGAGATCTCGCGCGACCAGCGGGGCTACCTCGCGAGCTGGGCGCCCGAGCTCCTGCGCACGCTGCGCCCCCTCCTGGAGGGGTCGAACCGATGA